In Hoplias malabaricus isolate fHopMal1 chromosome 6, fHopMal1.hap1, whole genome shotgun sequence, a single window of DNA contains:
- the slc25a10a gene encoding mitochondrial dicarboxylate carrier gives MRYNRGAPAFRYKQLFLIRVYEQMGFEVMAEKRVSRWYFGGLASCAAACCTHPLDLIKVHLQTQQEEKMRMTGMALRVVRSEGVLALYSGLSASMCRQLTYSMTRFAIYETVRDTVDDGKHGPMPFYQKVLLASFGGLIGGFIGTPADMVNVRMQNDVKLPPELRRNYAHVLDGVVRVRREEGIRKLFSGASMASSRGALVSVGQLSCYDQAKQLVLGTGIFTDNIATHFISSFIAGGCATILCQPMDVVKTRLMNSKGEYGGVIHCLQDTAKLGPKAFYKGLVPAGIRLIPHTVLTFIFLEQLRLYFGIRVVASA, from the exons ATGAGGTACAACAGAGGAGCTCCAGCCTTCAGATATAAACAGCTGTTTCTCATCAGAGTCTATGAACAAATGGGGTTTGAAGTCATGGCAGAGAAGCGGGTCTCTCGCTGGTATTTCGGGGGTCTTGCCTCCTGTGCTGCCGCCTGCTGTACACATCCTCTGGACCTCATAAAG GTTCACTTGCAGACTCAGCAGGAGGAGAAGATGAGGATGACGGGGATGGCTCTGCGAGTTGTGCGAAGCGAGGGTGTGCTTGCTCTCTACAGCGGACTCAGCGCCTCCATGTGCCGTCAG CTGACATACTCAATGACCCGTTTTGCAATTTACGAGACTGTGCGAGACACGGTGGATGACGGAAAGCATGGGCCCATGCCTTTCTACCAGAAAGTGTTACTGGCCTCATTTGGAG GACTCATAGGGGGCTTCATCGGAACCCCAGCAGACATGGTGAATGTCAG AATGCAGAATGATGTGAAGTTACCACCAGAGCTTAGGAGAAA TTATGCACATGTTCTAGATGGAGTGGTCCGCGTCAGGAGAGAAG AAGGAATAAGGAAACTATTCTCTGGAGCCTCCATGGCATCCAGCAGAGGTGCTCTAGTCAGTGTAGGACAG CTTTCCTGTTATGACCAGGCAAAGCAGCTTGTGCTGGGGACTGGCATCTTCACCGACAATATTGCCACCCACTTTATTTCCAGCTTTATTGCA GGAGGCTGTGCCACTATCCTGTGTCAGCCAATGGACGTGGTGAAAACCAGGTTGATGAACTCCAAAGGAGAGTATGGG GGAGTAATTCACTGTCTGCAGGACACTGCCAAACTTGGACCCAAAGCTTTCTACAAG GGCCTTGTTCCAGCTGGGATTCGTCTGATCCCACACACTGTGCTAACGTTCAtttttctggagcagctgcgcTTGTACTTTGGCATCAGAGTTGTCGCTTCAGCGTGA
- the mrpl12 gene encoding 39S ribosomal protein L12, mitochondrial, translating into MYCTLHCIRTSLRRVAQTHGHQLSAPALCALRTLRTSPASLTSAIATPPLDGAPKQYSPKIQQLVNDISSLTLLEVSDLNELLKKTLNIQDVGMVPTGAMAALPSAAAPAAEEDAAPAKKEKTHFTVKLTELKAEDKVKLIKEVKNCMQGLNLVQAKKLVESLPQEIRANVSKDEAEKLKKALEAAGGTVVLE; encoded by the exons ATGTACTGCACACTGCACTGTATCCGCACATCGCTGCGGAGAGTGGCGCAGACGCACGG ACATCAGCTCTCAGCCCCGGCTCTGTGTGCTCTGAGGACACTCAGGACCAGCCCTGCCAGTCTGACCAGCGCCATAGCTACCCCTCCATTAGACGGAGCCCCCAAACAGTACTCACCCAAAATCCAACAACTGGTCAATGATATATCCAGTCTAACTCTTTTAGAAGTTTCTGACCTCAATGAGCTTTTAAAG AAAACCCTAAACATTCAGGATGTAGGAATGGTGCCCACGGGGGCGATGGCTGCATTGCCGTCTGCAGCAGCTCCA gcaGCGGAAGAAGATGCAGCCCCGGCGAAGaaagagaaaactcatttcacaGTTAAACTGACAGAGTTAAAGGCAGAGGATAAAGTCAAACTCATCAAGGAAGTTAAAAACTGTATGCAGGGCTTGAATCTAGTACAG GCAAAGAAGCTTGTTGAGTCCCTGCCTCAGGAAATCCGAGCCAACGTTTCCAAAGACGAGGCTGAGAAGCTGAAGAAGGCACTTGAAGCAGCAGGTGGCACTGTGGTTCTGGAGTAA
- the zgc:103625 gene encoding methyltransferase-like 26 B gives MMLVSPAAERSQDPLLSVLQAVLEDQAHTKLFGLELGSGTGQHITHFAQKLPFITWQPSDITEESRKSIRAYLDATKVQSVLQPVFLDAREPWEKWAGLSQSSCDVIIAVNLLQYSSFSTAEGVFKGSGQILKTNGFLITYGPYAINGVITPIYNEELDQRLREMNPEWGLPDIDVLRQLAFANGLRLERMIDMEESNKCLVFRKVQMIQTHTD, from the exons ATGATGCTGGTATCCCCTGCTGCCGAACGTAGTCAGGACCCTCTGCTCTCTGTGCTCCAGGCTGTGCTGGAGGACCAGGCTCATACCAAGTTGTTCGGCCTGGAGCTGGGGTCAGGAACAGGGCAGCACATCACTCACTTCGCTCAGAAGCTGCCTTTCATCACATGGCAGCCCTCAGACATTACAGAGGAGTCACGAAAAAG CATCCGCGCCTATCTTGACGCGACTAAAGTGCAGAGTGTGCTGCAGCCAGTGTTTCTGGATGCCAGAGAACCCTGGGAGAAATGGGCAGGACTCTCACAAAGTTCGTGTGATGTCATCATAGCAGTCAACCTGCTTCAATACAGTAGCTTCAGTACTGCAGAG GGTGTCTTTAAAGGATCCGGACAGATTCTGAAAACAAATGGCTTCTTAATAACATACGGG cCATATGCCATCAATGGCGTGATCACACCCATTTACAATGAAGAACTGGATCAGAGATTACGAGAAAT GAATCCAGAGTGGGGCCTTCCAGACATCGATGTGCTAAGACAACTAGCATTTGCAAATGGCCTCCGTCTAGAGAGAATG ATCGACATGGAAGAAAGTAACAAATGCCTGGTGTTCAGAAAGGTCCAGATGATACAGACCCACACGGACTGA